A region from the Benincasa hispida cultivar B227 chromosome 12, ASM972705v1, whole genome shotgun sequence genome encodes:
- the LOC120068251 gene encoding pectinesterase-like, whose protein sequence is MVGKVVVSGLSLILVVGVALAVVATVNKSNSSNAALESPKMKAISTICSTSDYQEECKNTLSNVAHNATSNDPKDYAKAAVLATIEEITKGYNFSDTLMVEAANNASTKMSVEDCKDLLQFAIDELQESYSAIGDSDLHTDTDRVADINNWLSAVISYQQSCLDGLEEFNPQLKQKMQDNLSVASKLTSNALAVVSAVSNILDNYRLQLKQVQPNGRRLLGTTEVGSDGFPIWLSGADRKLLAARGRGGRARPNAVVAKDGSGQYKSIAAALAAYPKALKGRYVIYVKAGIYDEHIIVTKDMKNVFMYGDGPRKTIVTGRKNNRDGFTTQNTASFAALGNGFLCKSMGFTNTAGPEGHQAVALRVQSDRSAFFNCRMDGHQDTLYAQTHRQFYRNCVISGTVDFIFGDSTTLIQNSLIIVRRPMDNQQNTVTAQGRDLQKQITGLVIHNCRIVPEQKLFAERFKIPTFLGRPWKQYARTVIMETTLGDFIQPAGYMPWSGNFALETCLYLEYGNRGPGANTNRRVRWKGVRVIGRNEALQYTAGPFLLGRAWLPSTGGPYFLGLKN, encoded by the exons atggtcgGAAAGGTGGTCGTGTCGGGATTATCCCTTATTCTCGTGGTCGGTGTAGCTCTGGCCGTTGTTGCTACGGTAAACAAAAGCAATAGTTCTAATGCTGCATTGGAGTCCCCAAAGATGAAGGCAATCTCAACCATTTGTTCTACTTCGGATTATCAAGAAGAATGCAAAAATACACTTAGCAATGTTGCTCATAATGCCACTTCAAATGACCCCAAAGATTATGCTAAAGCGGCAGTTCTTGCCACTATCGAGGAGATTACAAAGGGCTACAACTTCTCTGATACCCTTATGGTGGAGGCTGCTAACAATGCCTCCACCAAAATGAGTGTCGAAGATTGCAAGGATTTATTACAGTTTGCCATTGATGAGTTGCAGGAATCTTACTCCGCCATCGGAGACTCTGATTTGCACACCGACACAGATCGTGTTGCTGATATAAACAATTGGCTTAGCGCCGTCATTTCTTATCAGCAATCTTGCCTCGATGGACTTGAAGAATTTAATCCCCAACTCAAACAAAAGATGCAAGACAATCTCAGTGTTGCTAGCAAGCTTACCAGCAATGCTCTTGCTGTTGTCAGTGCAGTTTCCAATATTCTCGATAACTACCGCTTGCAATTGAAG cAGGTCCAACCAAATGGTCGCAGGCTTCTTGGAACAACAGAAGTAGGGAGTGACGGTTTCCCAATATGGTTGTCTGGGGCAGACAGGAAGTTGCTTGCAGCCAGAGGAAGAGGCGGCCGAGCGAGGCCAAACGCAGTGGTGGCTAAGGACGGTAGTGGGCAATACAAGAGCATTGCTGCTGCATTAGCTGCATACCCAAAGGCCCTAAAAGGAAGATATGTAATCTACGTGAAAGCAGGGATCTATGATGAACACATCATTGTAACTAAAGACATGAAAAACGTTTTCATGTATGGAGATGGCCCAAGAAAAACCATTGTCACTGGTCGAAAGAACAACCGTGATGGCTTCACCACCCAAAACACTGCCTCTTTCG CTGCCTTAGGAAACGGATTCCTCTGCAAATCCATGGGATTCACCAACACAGCTGGCCCTGAAGGCCACCAAGCAGTAGCTCTAAGAGTTCAATCCGACAGATCTGCTTTCTTCAATTGCAGAATGGACGGTCACCAAGACACTCTTTATGCACAAACCCATCGTCAATTCTACCGCAACTGTGTCATATCCGGCACCGTAGACTTCATCTTCGGCGACTCAACCACCTTAATCCAAAACTCCTTAATCATCGTTCGTCGCCCAATGGACAACCAACAGAACACTGTCACGGCCCAAGGTCGCGACCTGCAAAAACAAATCACCGGCCTAGTGATCCACAACTGCAGAATCGTCCCAGAACAGAAGCTATTCGCTGAGAGGTTCAAGATTCCAACATTCTTGGGACGCCCATGGAAACAATACGCGAGGACCGTGATCATGGAGACGACATTGGGCGACTTCATTCAGCCGGCTGGATACATGCCATGGTCTGGAAATTTTGCATTGGAGACTTGTTTGTATTTGGAGTATGGAAACAGAGGACCTGGGGCTAACACCAATAGGAGAGTAAGATGGAAGGGTGTTAGAGTGATTGGAAGAAATGAAGCTTTGCAATACACTGCTGGGCCGTTTCTTCTTGGAAGAGCTTGGCTTCCAAGCACCGGTGGACCTTACTTCTTGGGATTGAAGAACTAG